GAATGAAACTTGGCGGtctgaaatattaagtattttgaaaaaatttggagaCATATTGCAAAGACGTTGAACAACGCAAGaaactttaaatgattcaaataatttaaggaatttaagtaaataagaatgatttaaaaagaatttgtaagGAATCAAGAACATcggaaaacatttaattttttctatttctgttttattaatgtttcaatttaaaggtTAGTTTTgacaatttagttatttttatttcagtctaactttatttagtaaaaaagcgTTACATGAATAGTTAGTTAAGCAAGTAATTTCGTGAAACAGATAgaccaaaaaattattgataattttggtttaaacgtTCAAAGAGTCCTCGGTTGGCTTTGGTGTACCAAATTTGGGAAGACAACGAGCCAAGAATTTGCTGCATCTCAGCTTCGAACAGCACTTCTGCCTGTCACAGCACTGAaacatacatataattttaattaatggctttaaattgtattctagaaaatttaagaaataataattcagaaaatgaatgttttgtggaaattaatatattaccataatataaaaaatatatgtgttatgcaaattaattattttaagctaATTATTGTAAAACAATTCATTTCAAAACTGTTTATAATATACACTTCCCGCTGAAATCTTGCGGACAttgatgttttgaaaaatataaagattgTTGTTTGATACAATTTCTCAACGATTTTAAACTATTCTGTCTTAACACTTAttcaaatctgtaaaattctGCTGATTCTAAATGGTATATAAAATTCAAagctcaaattatttgaaaaaatgtgcagAAACAATAGTAGAATATCCATTCACTAACTTTTATTAGCTGTTATtatgacaaaaaaagttcttcaaCAGCAGAGTttcaccttaaaaaatttttaaattgtattgaaaatatgacattcataaaatttcttttaaatattacgaTAACACAAATTATAGTAAAGTTAAGTTTTAGAATAAAAGACGAACCCTCTCCAAAGGACGACGACATTTCTTGTCCTTCTCATCATCAGAATCATCTTCAAGATCTGCAAAATTATTGAGGAACATCTTGCTGGTCAATACATTTCTTTGATAGTCGAGTAGTTCCTGAACTTCTTGAGCCAATACTTCTTCGTAATCTTGAGATTTAGCCAAAACAAGATTGGCCACCAAGATAGTTACGCAAAGAACAATCACAATCTTCGACATTTtaactttgtattttaaaaatctaaaaacaatcaaacaatttaatcatagaaattaatgttttcaaatttgcatATTTATTGTTTACACTTCCACTGATTACCTATTTATTTAACacgttaataatttttagatataagGGCATTCATAGTAGGTTTCCAGAGGATTTTAggaaaagcttttaaaagattacattgaaaatattaaacattaccaataagtgaaattttagttttcactTACTGGAGAAGTTTATATTTAGAACATATCTTTTAAAAGCTTTAGCTAGGGacctatttgtttttaaaatcgattttcaaaaagaaaaatacaagctttattccattcaaaaattgttggaaattttaatgtaaagaaatgtttaaatgaatgtctactcaaatatttaataatgatcTTTTCCACGTTGAAATtaataacctttttaaatttgCTGCATACGCCAAggaatcttcaaaatttataaatatttatttattttaaccaaagtgctcaggaataaaaattctttattaaaagaatattaaaatgaaaattagataCTCACTGATGCAACTGGATGAACTTGCTGGATCTGATTTCTTTCCTAACAACCTGTTGTACTTATACCAATGTTTAGGATGATTGCTGTTTCCGATATGAGAGATATGAGGATTTAATTGTGTATGTTTCTagataaagttaaatattaatctttattgACGTGTTTTGATGCGAATAATCAATTGCCGTGATGaatcaaatcttattttttaatctgtgcattgtatttatcaatttttataaaccttCCAGAGTACAATATCAATTAATGCAGTTCCGGCTATTGCTAACggctaaaaaataagaaagtttataTCATTtactaaagataatttttcatgattaacGTATATACTAgtaattatattatatacaataaataataatggtACGTAGTTATAAcagattaaattataaaatagtataattgacAGCAAACAATTTTCTAACATCTTTCCCGTTTTAcattacaataaaaaagtatataaaatttaagcatttataaaaaaaacgatattttaaattgtagaccgaatctatttgaaattaaaattttcaaatcattttcaatgttgtgcttcatttttattaaaaaaaaagaacccaattttaacaaaacagcggcggtttttctgaaaatactaaaagtcgattttctcaaaaatccactctaatattttttgtcaatttttgtgTGGAATTTGTACTATTATAAGGAAaatatcttgtgagttttatgtgggctaaataacttttgtgtccaggagaattttttcatgaaattgaattttcgtattttttttcttaccaAAACAGATATGAGAAAACGTTAGGAAAATAGTTTGCACGGTTAAAAATGTTCTACACAAAATTTCTTTACCCATATATGATATCTTGTACCGTTaccgagaaaaattaaaaaatgcgataTTTATAGATGAAAAATTCCCTTGGACACAAAAATAGCTTAGCCTACGTAAAACTTAtagtaattcttttttatattaataaaaatttgtaaaaaataatttatcaatagaAAAAGAGGGATTCGCctcttttcacagaaatttcccATATATTTCGAATCCGTcaacttgttttttttcaatagttttttttctggtAGTTTAATATCTATGTAAATTTAGATTTACAATAATGGGTAGAACTCGAagaataaattgaaattccaaacgACAATAATTTTTCAGAGAAATACCCCTTATTATTGATCATGTCTAtgggttatttttaattttatttcaaatcataaaaGTCCATTTCAGAATAATGCGGACGGAAAATAGCTTGGAGATCGAAAAAAAAGCTTACGAAGACTGCAAAATAAATCCGGAATAATAACAGAAAtaatatgataaaatttataaaaagttaggTTTTCCAGAAAATGTATATTTACCTATGTGTAGATGACATTCATACATTACAATTTGGTCTAAATCAATTCAGTAATATTCGATCGAGGATATCGATAAAATATTGTGGACCAGTGAAAGATTTAAGAGCTTTGCGAGTCACTCGCTTTTTTCGGATTACGAGGTTTTTTCGGTTTGAAAGCTTTTCATATCCAAATTCCATTCTTTGATATTCGAAAAGAGAGAAAGGGAGAGTATGAAACactcaaaagaatatttaaaaaaatcgcaaaatggCAAAAAGTCTGTTTTTTAAAGATATGGATGTTAATATGTATATGCTACATACGTCTTGAGCTTTGTTCTTGGCAAGCCATTGTTTCACattggaactttttttaataattcaaattgtcGCACTTCTCTCAAAAAAGCTGAAcgttatgaaaaaatgataacataaaaGCCTACACACCTTGAAAAGATCTAAAAAATACCTCTTGCTCGTTTGTCATATCCTGctacatttacaaaaaatatattcaaaaaatatataaaaatgtttccgGTCTCGAAAATGGGTTAGTCGCCCACAAAATAGATCAGATACCTTTTTTATATTCGCAGAAACTTGTTggaaatattgataataataaggTGGAGATTTCCGGGAAGTCttcttttcatgttttcaatattcgataaaaataaataaagaagatgTTCTAGAGAGTCCcaccttttattatttttcgcaTACTTGTCGACAGATTCTGCTTATATAATAAGAAAGGCATGCTATTTATTTTAttaggctttaaatattttcgaggccagttaattttagtttgtttcaaacattattttttatcgtaaacAATGCAAGATATCAGAAAAGAAAAATAGgttattttatagaacttttctaGATGTCTAATGATGTACCTTAATTTTAATGGTTATCGTTCGctgtttttgagaaaatccactttcaagaatcaaaaataaaatcccccattttgattttttttttattgaaaattttattagagCCAATTAAACGAGCATTAATTCTCACGACTAACAAACAAAGAACATCCAGGATACCTAAACACATTcggaaaatattgcattttgaaaaataattttatcatcataataaaagtatttaaaaagatgatgtttctgagattttttaatgtaaagattagttttgaaaattaaggATTATTATCCTAGATCTTGATTAGTCATTTTTGCCTTAATTTGTAATCGAATACACTAATTATTAGTgtatttgaatcaaattttaataaaatcaaatttcaacgaaaaatgcaaaCTGAGTTCCCTCAAATGTGTCCGCTTGGATACATGGAATTGCGTTAGGTTTCTCATTCGATCACTGACGTTAAGCAGCACTAAGTTTTGTTATACTCGGATAGGTGCCGTCGTTCTAAATGAGACGAATTTTGCTGTTATCAAGCTGCCAAATTACCTGAATACGTTTTAATAACTTACAGTAATTTTTTGACCTAATTGATGTCTCTGTAGGAGATTATTGGTACCATTTGTATTGAGAAGAGGATCAAAATCTATCTTTGGTTAGTTTCTTTAAAAAGTggttatttctttttgtttgtttctctCACAATTTAATTTTCCTCTGCCAGGTCCggcgttattttttattttttaaaaatttatgcaaCTCTTTGCGTGTCGATATAGGCCTTTCTTCGAATCCTCCACTTCTTTCAAAAGGGTTTTCTCACAAAAGGTAGTCAgaaaccttaaaatattaaaagtctaCTTTTTGGCTATTTTCTAAGAGTTTTATCAAATATCTTGACTTTTTAACTATTaaatgtatgctatatgtgtTCGGGAATATATTCTTAACAAACTGCAccaatattatatgaaaaatttttgacatttgaatatttaagtaAGACATTGTTTTGCGTTTTTAAATAAAGGAAACAGGCTTTCCAGTATACCTAAATTTGTGCCTGTATAATAAGGaattgacttttaaaatttttttatgttgttttaaatatttttttgtaattttaagtcaATCAAAATTACCGTAATATCAACCTTCATATAATcttgttaaaatatataaaaagtacaTTTCTGGTAACATATATTACACATCTCATGgtcaaatatttgaggaaatttatATAACTCCAaggaaatatagaaaaaaaagtcgatttttaaagatttttaagaatttcaaggtCGTTTAGGCTGTTAGTGCTTTTGGAATATATCTGCGATGCGGACtctgaagaaattattttgttttcaattaaactttaggagagtttttttattttgaaagaaagtttttatttctattaaaactacGGATAAATGCCTTTATTTTCGTTAATACGCCCTGATGTATTCGTTCATCTGTTCAGCACTATTTAGTAAACAATGCTTAATTAGAAGTAAGTAAATAAAAGaacttagaaaataattttgctaaaatgtTGACTATTTATTTGCATattatttcacatttattcacgtattccttaaaaatatggacgaaccattatttattattttggtttacGTGTTTAATGAATCCTCAGTTGGCTTTGGTGGACATAATTTAGGAAGACAACGCCCCAAGAGTTTGCTACATCTTAGTTTCGAACAGCACTGGCTACTTTCACAGCACTGAAACAGACATAATATTTCAATGAACACACCTTTAATTGTATTTGtagcaaattcaaaaaaatagcaataacaatgaatttataatttataaaaaatatttttgtttaatttaatagaataaaataatataaaaaaactagtaTCCCGTCCATTATTTTTAAGCTGAGTAGtgcaaaacagttaattttataACTGTCAATAATATAAACTTCCTTATTAAATTTTGTAGGCAttagtattaaattttgttaataaattttcgagGAATGTTATATctgttgtttaaactatttttatctcTTCATTGTAAATTTTTGCAATTACCAATATCTCCGAAATTATTCCACATTTTTAGAGTTTCTAGGGctcatttaaaaaggaaaattgtgaattttctatgttgtatttaaaaatgaaggttcaagtaattaaaaagaatagatgTCTCAATAATGGTATAGCATATCGACTTATTAAATTTTAGTAGCTGTTATTATGGCAGCAACCGTTCTTCACagattttagattctttttcgtTACGTTTGACCCTTCTGCCAAATCTGTAAAAGTGAGTCAGCAAATATGCGGATGCTTCATAAAAAAGTGCAGAATcttccctttaaaaaatttggaaatttaacgaAAGACATGACacctatttaaaagttttgaaaagtatCAATGTACACAAACTTTCAGAGGGGAAGAGTTTAGAATTAACGTTTTAAATGGAAAACTAACCCTTTTCAAAGCAGGACGACATTTCTTGTCCTTTTCATCATCAGAATCATCCTCAAGATCTGCAAAATCATTAAGAAACATCTTGTTGGTCAATACATTTCTTTGATAGTCTAGAAGTTCCTGAACCTCTTGAGCCAATTCTTCTTCGTAAATTTGAGGTTTCGCCAAAACAAGATTGGCAACCAAAACAGTTACGCAAAGAACAAGCACAATCTTCGacatcttcaatttttattttttaaatctgcaaaagtagtacaatttaatcataaaaatagaGTCATAGTTACAGACTAAGAAGTCagcattttcaaatttggatATTAATTATCCTATAATAACACTAgtctatgaatttaaaaaaaattttgtgcattTAATGACGCTATATTTTTTCAATGCATTTCGGCCTCCCAAATTTTAAAatcgcatttaatttttttaatggattggttttagaaattttgtatgttttttttttgtttgtcgaaaaCAATAGCTTTTTTAATGGTTCGGTTCATTGCACCTAAATGCCAATTTGATCAGTGGAAATTTCACTAATATTCGTTGCTatcatcgaaaaaatttttttttcattattcggaaaccaaatccatgaaaaaatttaaatgcgatTTTCAAGTTTAATTGGTTAAAATGCAATAGAAAATGATAGCGGCATAAATGTACAAAATGTCTGTGAACTAGTTTAACCCATTTATTTAGTATAATAACGATTGTTTACTATAaggtaatttttaatagtttatttagCCAAAGTTTTTGAAACATTAGATTGTAAACATGTAACTTTTCCAATAAACGAAGTTTTAATTTAGTATTAAAAGACTTTCTGTCATTTCAACATGGATAAGTGAATTAagttatttaagttatttataatattaatgccTTAAAACACAGttatctatttgtttttaaaattaaatttcagaagtagcaatacaaattttattccattcaaaaattttattacaaaattttaattaaaaaaatgtaaaaaccaagatattctttcaaataggctttcaatgttttaaattgataagTCTTTTAGATCTGCCGAGAAAGCttcaataattatgaatatttattttttgaatgaaattactcggatataataattaaataaaaattaagtgttattaacatattaaaataaaaataactcacCGCTGATTCTCTACCAACTCGCTTGTTCTGATTTATTTTTCCACAAACTGTGGTATTTATGCTCAATTTTAAGATGGTCGTAGTTTCCGATATGAAAGATATAAGGATTTAATATGGTGTATGTTAatataaacagttaaatattaatctataTAAACGTCTTGATGCAAATAATCAATCGCCATGATCAATCAAATCTTACTTTTTAATCCATGCATTGTTATAcccaatttttatgaattttccagGTTCCATATTAACTGCTGCAGTTTCGGTTTCTGAgaatggtcaaaaaataaaaaatattatattattggaCATAGacgattttatattatttacgtACATACNNNNNNNNNNNNNNNNNNNNNNNNNNNNNNNNNNNNNNNNNNNNNNNNNNNNNNNNNNNNNNNNNNNNNNNNNNNNNNNNNNNNNNNNNNNNNNNNNNNNgaggtgtctagaacggtgactctgggataccgggcgacctctcagagtacgcagccttatccttgcatgcggggctctacaaggatggacgaacccttttccgtagcttctcgtgggaacaacaatgacaacaccaaacatagttgtagtaagtgcggttcaaaacaacagaacgcgcagggctcccgaaaataggtcggccaacaatgccgaccaatctagagctgggggagccaatgaaaatggattcaatgcgatgaatcggcgggatctcgcaacctctgggtggacggagcgactgaatcgcgacttgctagagtgctacgatgagagtgtggcccctgaacgggattacatggcacggctgcatgctctgtggtgcgagaaactccctgagctatcgcacttttcgcagcaacgtctgcgaaactatgctgaactactccgtaaaaggggctatgtaagcggaacgcctactctaccacagctagaacaagccggcaacagagaaagagaggcgacactaagaccaaccgcaggcaggcatccagtagatgaagagcgatgctttacgacccgaagaaacatcaacaccaaggtttctctcaagcctaaatatctggctgaaatggatgacgagcttcgtggacatttttccggagaatccgacttctgggctatcaataattgtgtgtataatgcagcgagagctttggccgatgcaaaccgtaaaataaaaccaacggctgatcataagaccaaaagacgaatgcatcaacttgccataaagataggctgtgcaagacagtacgcgtcccgcattcagtgtgtgattgaccacatcacatctggcaggaatcttactgccaaggttcgaaagttcgcgcgcgaactccggacccgttatcacacacttaacaagtcaaagctgctgaccatcagacagcatattgttgagagaatacggatactatctgacgctaagagaagtctagagcggagcgagaggtgggtcagagaaaatcaacagtttctctctgacccatctcgactcttccaagaccctccagttactgtcaaacacccacccaaaccagagaaggtcgaagtattttggagagaagtctacgaagttcagcataaactggacgaagaatcagagaatataaatagcttcaaggaattatgtgttgccctcataacacctgataaagaatgcccacccatcactaccgaggaggtgaataaagtattaagagggatgaagaactattccgcaccgggaccagattgtatcaaaaccttctggtggaagaggttttcttcaacccatcagcatttggcccgtattttcacctcatatttgaagtcggaagagccgattccagagtggttggtggaatggcgcacaatactcctgccgaaaataggcaacttagcagacccaaagaactacaggccaataactggtttgaacacgctttataagatattcacagctatcctaaatgataggattgttcgggcaattgaacttgtgtggcaagaaatgtatgaacaacgaggctcaaagaaaggcgtagccgaatgtcgggagaacctgctcatcgatagatgtgtctgcaaagatgcagcattctaccagcgtgacctatcgatggcctggattgattatcgaaaagctttcgattctacatcccatagacttattatctgtcttttgaaaattttaagggttcatccgcaaatagttgggtgcatagagagattgatgcccctttggaaaaccagatttactatctcatctggaaaaaatcgtgtgacaactaacaaggtcacctttcagagaggtgtctttcagggcgacactatgagcccactcgtcttttgccttgcattattgccactatctccagcacttcgccattccgacgggtacttgtgcggcaaacctgcagatcgaaagtacaaggtcactcatgtattttacatggacgatcttaagatctatgctaaaaacagagagcaaatGCATCTAGCTCTgagaattgtcgaacgatatactaaggaaattggaatggaatttgggttagacaaatgcgccaaggtttatttgaagcgaggaaaacttaatggcatccctgaagatcctgagctcgataatagaagcgccatacgacacctttgcactggagagactcatacatatctgggcgtgccacagagccgcattcaggatgtgacatctataaaggatactctccgaagcggatacaaacgtctcatccgtcagatttggttttccgaactgtcgacgaggaacaaagtatctgaaacgaacatgcttgccgtcccggtactactctattcatttggagtagttccatggacgaagaacgagctcagatctcttgatatcgggacaagaaaggttatgcacatgaacaaaatcatgcatcttaagtcttccgtttcgcgactgtacatctcacgccgtcaagggggtcgcggaatattgagtcttgaatgtcttcacaacaggattattctgggaacagcacatagagttgcaaatggaagagaccctcttcgtaaaatggtcaggaatcacgaagaagtgggcaaaggagcatttctgtacaaagcagcggaggaggctgctgaaacactcagacttggCTTCcgtattaggagtgagcaaaatgcatcaaatcttatctatctcaagtacttactcctgaaagcccggattaagaaagcacaagagaaaaactttcgtgaacagctcctcgataagaggatgcacggtatcttccacagaaatgtgaaggatcagtcaatgtcttgtgagctaacgtttgctttccttaaatcgtccggattgaagtctggtacggagggtttcatttttgcattgcaagacggtgtcatttccaccttaacatatcgtcgccacattttgagccaagacattcccgatgatagctgcagggcgtgccatgcacatcccgagcatttatcTTGCATACTATccagttgtccaacacacgcgggaacaacctacattcaaaggcacaatacgacactaagagtgctttattaccatatctgtcacttctatggcattaaccttaatatcgctcctctaaatgcttctagggaaattgagtcaattgtcgagaatgggaagtgccgcatatactggaactttatattctcgacaattgtttctgttgctcactcgaggcctgacatggttcttcttgacttcgagaagcaaaccatgttcgttatcgaattttcgacaccagctgacaaaaacatcataaccaaggagaatgaatagaaagagaggtatcgagaccctataagggagttgcaacgattgtacccggaatattctgttaaattgatcgtccttatcatcggcgctcttggaggtgccaagctttcacttgctaatggcctaaaaagcatccctgcgtgtcaacaatattctagaacacttgcgggaaaaatgcagaaggcggttgtccttgggtcgctccgtgttcttagggtgcacgaggtttttgctggattgtcgtattgattctttcacagactgtaaccacctatctcacggccgtgagacgtggttgtggctgaaattttaccgcgatttcgctggaagcaagtgcaattttccagattagcacccgctcccggcgaaatcctgcggttgtccttatgagaaattttttaattatatatataatactgGTACGCAGTTGGTGTAAAACTAAATTAGAAAATAGTACTATTTTAAAAGCCAGAAATTCAGAAACATCTTTCCCGTAAAACATTtcgatgagaaaaataaaatatgcagaATTCACttggaattcaagaatttatcaaacaaaaattttatttaataaataaataatatgtaaatttaaaaactaacttcGTAATCCAGTATGTCAGATTGCTCGCGGTAAGAAACGCTttttataaaacatcaatttcgcAAATTTTCAGAATGTAAATTTTCTGAATATGTTGTTAACGAGTTTGGTTGGTTCCATTATGTCTTCACATTGAATTgtctttcagaattaaaaaaaaaaacaaattttataacacaTTAAAGTTTTCATCCCAGTCagaaactctttaaaaatattgggaaaaatagaaaaggtaggattttcctgaaaaatgtcttttcacgtcttcaaaattcaataaaaaaaccaaaaagatttacgGGAAAGTcccatcttttattattttttttgcttctaCAGGAAGACAATCTACCAGCTTTATGGGGCCGTATTCATTTTTGAGTCCGGGCcagtttttttgtttcaaatgtttgtTCCCCCCAAACAATGCAAGATGTCACAAAAAAGAGGTATTTTTTGAGAACTATTCTAGATGTGCAAACTTGTATTTTACCACTTCTCCTTGTTTCCGAGaaagtgtaaaaaattcaataaaaagaagtCAACCTAAAGAAGTAGTTTACAGCAAGAACTCTAACACATAACAAACGAAGAGGATCCAAAATACCTACACTCGTTCGGAAAATActgcattttgaaaaagaattctaTTCATATATAAAGAGTATCTTATGATGAtaaatattctttgatttttacGTTAGTGAACCAACATTGGTAtcactaaattgaatttttaatgttttcaaatgggTTTCTCAATATGCagatgtaaatttaattaaaagagataatttttttcaatccggACACCGAACTTTCAATTTCaaccttttttatatattatttttaagatatatgaAAAATGAAGAGTGACGTCAAAATAGGCTGTTTCTTaacctattttttggacctcgctAACAAACtggaacaaatataaaaatattttacaggtaTCCAAGTTACTCgccattgaaaaaaaaagtgaGCATCTCTTTtcgtttttaaacttataaaaaaactacctgtaaaatatttaaatatttttcccccAGGTCACTACGGAGGTCCAAAAATAGGCTAT
This DNA window, taken from Belonocnema kinseyi isolate 2016_QV_RU_SX_M_011 chromosome 9, B_treatae_v1, whole genome shotgun sequence, encodes the following:
- the LOC117180340 gene encoding uncharacterized protein LOC117180340, with protein sequence MSKIVIVLCVTILVANLVLAKSQDYEEVLAQEVQELLDYQRNVLTSKMFLNNFADLEDDSDDEKDKKCRRPLERCCDRQKCCSKLRCSKFLARCLPKFGTPKPTEDSLNV